The following is a genomic window from Candidatus Nezhaarchaeota archaeon.
AATATGACCTTCAAGCTCTTTTCAACAACTTCATATAAGCTCCTCTTTGCTGGATCTTGCTCCCTCTTACACATCGGCTTAAACCAGAGAGCTCTGATGTCGCGTAGCATTCCTATTAGTGTTGAGGTTAACCCTCGCCTCTTAATGCAGACCTTGTGAGGCGTTGAAGGTATAATGTTAGATGCACACTCTGGATGACTGCAGTTTATAATCTCGTATGATAGGTTCCAGGTTTTGACGATGCTTGGATATAGTGAGGTGAAGTCTAGGACGGCTACGTTAAAGTATATGCCTGCTGGTGGTTTTAGGACTATGGCGCCTAAGTACTTCTTGCCCTTAATCTTCGCTTCAGTTGCTGCCTGTCCCTTTATAGCTATTATCTCGTCCTTTCTAGGTATCAAATAGCCTCTCTTTCGATGCTCAAAGTAGATCATGTTTCGAATCCAGCTTGATATACCCTGTCTGGTGACGTCCTCAATACTCATCTTCGCTATGCGCATGAAGAGCACTATAAGTTTTAACACTAAGTTGTCATTGAAGTTGGTAAACTCTAATGTTAGTTGTGCATCCTTTAAGCAGTAAGCTGCAAGTCCAGCATAACTTAACTGTGATATAGGTGTTTTGATTTGAACCTTCCTATGTGAAAGTATGGCTTCAGCTACAGCATCCAATGTCGTGTCTCTGTACTTGTTTCCAAAAGCATAGCCCTGAATAGATCTGTTGTGAAAGAACTTGTAGAGATCTACGTGAACTGAAGCTGATAGGAGAGCTGCCGGACTTTCTCCTGCTGTCATGGATATTGGGATCTGCTCCCTCGAGAAGCCTAGCTTCAAGGCTCTGTGAAAGATGTAGTTAAGGTCGAAGTTATCCCCATTGAATGTGAGGATCATCGGGTACTCATTGAGGAGCTTAAATATCTCCTCCAGCATTCTGTACTCATCATAGAAGAACCTGATGTCAGCGCCTTTAGGGAACTCTTCTGCTTGCCCCTCCTCAACACCTTCTCTTCTAAGCAAGAAGACTATGCTCCTACCATCAGAGTCAACTAGACTAAACGCTATTATTGGGTATAGCGCTTCTCTAGGGTTTGGGAGTATGTCGGGGTCTGGTGAGTAGACCTCAATGTCTATCGCTGCTCTCCTTATATCTGGTATTGGAGCTAGAAAGAGTGGGAGCCATTCCTTTACGAGCTCTTTAGCTGCTTCTTGACCTTCAAAGAGGCTGAGTACCTCCCCAGCTTCCTTGCCGCTGAAGTCTACATCAATCTTTTTGAGCTTCCCACCCTCGACCTTGTAGAACATTCCGGGTACTAATTGCCTATCAAAGATGTAGCAGTTATGGTACTTTATGTCGGCTTCCCAAGCTCTTGGAAGTAAGTCCCTTATTGCACCCCTCCTACCACCTATAGCTAATGGGTCAGAGGCTATGATCTTTAGCAGCTCTACTTCCCTTTCTTTAAGCACATCAAACTTCT
Proteins encoded in this region:
- a CDS encoding DNA-directed DNA polymerase I codes for the protein MVSRLLEYVEEPEAEEEFEEELYLTSELELKPAESTGVCILLSVSYSGAAKKILLKLYDVERRVMRFWYDDTAHKPYCLTDMSDEDLKRSKVVSHPGFVKFEKVKKFDVLKEREVELLKIIASDPLAIGGRRGAIRDLLPRAWEADIKYHNCYIFDRQLVPGMFYKVEGGKLKKIDVDFSGKEAGEVLSLFEGQEAAKELVKEWLPLFLAPIPDIRRAAIDIEVYSPDPDILPNPREALYPIIAFSLVDSDGRSIVFLLRREGVEEGQAEEFPKGADIRFFYDEYRMLEEIFKLLNEYPMILTFNGDNFDLNYIFHRALKLGFSREQIPISMTAGESPAALLSASVHVDLYKFFHNRSIQGYAFGNKYRDTTLDAVAEAILSHRKVQIKTPISQLSYAGLAAYCLKDAQLTLEFTNFNDNLVLKLIVLFMRIAKMSIEDVTRQGISSWIRNMIYFEHRKRGYLIPRKDEIIAIKGQAATEAKIKGKKYLGAIVLKPPAGIYFNVAVLDFTSLYPSIVKTWNLSYEIINCSHPECASNIIPSTPHKVCIKRRGLTSTLIGMLRDIRALWFKPMCKREQDPAKRSLYEVVEKSLKVILNASYGVMGSSNFSLYCPPVAESVTAIGRYIITKTIEKAQSLGLHVIYGDTDSIFIHNPDEDKIRKLVEWAEEELKVDLDHDKNYRFVAFSGLKKNYVGVLTNGDVDIKGLVGKKRNTPLFLKEAFMNFMAILSKANTPEEFEKAKVAVQKLTKEVYDKLRQRRYSLDDLAFTVMLSKPPSEYAVSSQHVKAAKLLMAYKKNIGAGSVIRFVKVKGEPGVKPIQLARIDEVDVDKYLEHMRTVFEQILTALGLDFDSVLGVKNITSFFKR